TGGCTATTTCTTTGTTACTCTCCTATTCTGCCCATATCATGAGTGTATTCAAATTCACAATTGCATCTCATGGAACTGGTGTCCTGCAGTATGTCACGTAGTAAACTACCACCATCTGTCTTTGCAACTTTGCACTTGGTCTGTCTGAAGGATTACAGAAAGGCTTAACCTGTTGTAAATTTTCAATCTTCAGACAAAGAGCCAGCGCCTGAGGCAGAGATGACAATCccggggctggactggggtaTGGAGGACCTCATGCAGAAAGACCTGAAGAAAGTTCCACAGAAGAAAGTGCCGTACGCTAAGCCCATCCCTGCTCAGTTCCAGCAGGTACTGCACCAATCTTACTCTGTACCGGCCATGTTTTGTTCAACCCCTAAGCTGAATCCAGTTAGTAATGTTTCTCATACAAGTATGTGGGCAGCCAAGGCCTGATGGTTAGGGTGGtggacttaaaatcagagggttgcaggttcgaatcccaccctcacctctccctacacctccatccatggctgaagtgcccttgagcagcaAGACACctgacctcacactgctccagggacttaaAATCAATGCCAATCATTGCTGACAcattttttatccaaagccattTCCATAgtgtaatgtgttttttgtttgtttttaaagtaCTATGCATTATACATTCTCTACTTGTTACCAGGCCTGGTCAGAGAACAAGGTTCCAGTACTGCCTGCCTCGGAGATGCCCAAAGCCATGATGAAGGATGAGAAGATGATGGATGGCAAAAAGAAGACGCAAGCAGAGATTGAACAGGAGATGGCAGCTCTGCAGTATACCAACCCAATGCTACTAGAGGTGAGAGGACCCTTCTACTCATCTTTCAATGCATTTAAGCTGTTTCAATATGAACCGCAACAAGAAATGCTTGTCTTGTTAGGTTTCATTTGATAATTGGTGActctgtctgctgatgttgtccCATTTCAAACTGTCCCATTTCAAACGCTTTTCTCTCTCCGCAGCAACTGAAGATCGAGAGGATGGCCCAGATACAGTCTGAGCAGGGCATGCCTCCCCCTGGTGGCCAGCCGGGGATGATGCCCCCTTTCCCCGGTCAGGGAGGACCGATGCCCCCAGGCCCACCCCCCAACTTCCCCCAGAACATGCCCCCACAGAACATGCCCCCGCCCAACATGCCGCCCATGGGCTCCGGTGGCATGCAGGGCGGCCCGTTCATGGGACACCAGGGACCCAACATGGGACCCTCAGGCCCACAGGGACCCCCGCAGGGCATGATGGGCTCTATGGACTTTCACGGCCACCAGGGCATGCAGAGGCACCCAGGGGGGCCGCCGATACGGAACATGGGGCCCCAGGGTCATCACGGGATGCCGCCCGGTGGTGGACGTGGCATGCCAGGACCTCCCCCGGGAGGCGGCATGCAGAACTCTCCAGGTGGCATGATGCCACCGCGGGGAATGGGACCCAGGGATGGGCAGGGGCCGCAACAGGGAGGGATGATGCACCAGGACATGCGAGGGCCAGCGCCCCATGGCAACATGATGGGCCCGGGCCCTGGCCCTCAGGGGCCTATGCAGGGAGGAGGCATGATGGGTCCTCCAATGGCCAATGCTCCCAGGCCTCCAGGTCCAGGGATGGGTCCAGGGAACATGCACGGCATGGGCAATATGTCTGGGCCTCCCCCGGGAGGAATGCATGGGCAGGGACCTCCAGGACACATGCAGGGACCTCCTATGAATATGCAAGGACCCCCGGGTAACATGCATGGGCCACCCCCATACATGCAGCAGGGTAAACCAGGACAATTTAATCAGGTAATCCAAGACTGTTACTGGCAGTGGAAGGCCTTGTGCTTTAGATATTATATTTATTGCAACAGTAATTTTCCAGAATTGATGTGTCATTTATAACCATGTCCTAAATGTTTTTCAGTCTGGCCAGAATCAAGGGCCGCAATCGATGATGCATGGCATGGCACAGCAGGGACCCAACGGTAATACTTCTAGATCACTCTTTTTTGctatttttgtctttgtctttggcctcttctcttgttttttctctcttgagATGCATGCCATGCTTGTCAGTGGCACAAAAGTAACACTTTGTCTCTTTTCCCCATTTCCTCTTGATGTTCAATGACGTTCCCTCAAGGAGATGGTCGTGGGCCTCCCCCCAATCACCACATGGGTCCACCACAGGGCTCAGGAGGTCCGGGCGGCGGGCCAGGTGGTCCGGGCGGTCCTGGAGGTCCGGGCGGCGGGCCAGGGGGTCCGGGAGGGCAAGGGGGCCCAAGCCATGGCTCCGAAGGAGGCGGTCAGTACTGGGGCGACAGCAGAGAGGGCCGCCAACACGGCGGTCCATCTGATTTCGAGGGTTCGGAGGGGAACTTCCACGGCCAAGAGAACTGGAGGAGAGGCAGCCAGGATTACCAGCAGGGAGGGGATCCAAGGAACCACCCTGGGCCTGGGGGCTCCTCCGGGAACTGGGAAGGAGGCCAGGAGAGGTACCAACAACATGACGGCGAGTTCAGGGGTCACAACAGGTACTTGTCTTTCCCCCCTCTGCCCTtgcttttgtgtcttttttcctTGCTATGGTTAGGAGAGGGTTTCTTTGGCCCAgtcgtggcttagtcggctgggcactggactgctacgcgggcagcatgggttcgattcctgacccgagtcatttcccgatcctcccccttctctctctcccactcatttcctgtcccactcttcactgtcctgtctaaataaagttgaaaaacctcaaaaatatatatattgtttttaaATAGGTGAGGGTTTCTTTTCTCTGGCTCTCGTTCCAACTCCTAACATTTACAGAATCCCAAATGTGTCCCTCACTTCTATCCTCCAGTATAGTGATTATTCtggcaagtgtgtgttttttttaaattattatttcatgttATGTCTCCTCTTCTCAGGTACCGGAGGGGCGGACCAGGAGGCCCCCATCATGGTAACCGAGGGTTCAATGAAGAGTACGGAGGAGAAGAGGGCGGCTTCAAGCCGCAGGAGGACGCTGGCCAGAGCTGggagggcagaggaagaggcCGACCGCGTGGAGCAGGCCCACCTAGAGGTGAATGAACTAAAATCAATTCGTCCGCTTGACTGTTGACTTGCTGCTATGGCCCCGTTTTACCTTCTCCTCACGACAGGGGAATCGCAACAGTAAGCAAAATGGGACACATGTTTTACTCATCTACATTCAACAGCCATTTTGTcactttctttgttttctttgtgtgtatgtgtgtaccataCATATGCCATGAATGTGTGTCCATCATCTTTCCATCCACTCCTCTACTTCTTCCTACTTCCTCCTTTCCTGTGTGCTTGCTGTGTGCATTCAGCGGCGCGGAAGTATAGTGGCACATTCTTAATGGGTCATGTTTCTTCTCAGGAGGTGGAAGGGTGGGCTTGCTCCCCACCCTTGAAGAGTATCCCCCTCACTATGagggacagtgtttcccacagaaattttggaaactatgggggcagccgggatttttttgtccgggggggtgAGGGGTGTCTTTTCactggcctttttttttgggggggggggggggggttattcacgcagtgtaaatgtaaaacggcaaaacaaggagtacagtatgacattggcccATGGAAAAACTACAGGCCtacctttcagccatttatattttgagaaataaggctacataatacacatgcaggggtctatgtaatgaaaaaaataataaaacaaaataggagcagagataagaatttaagattgctgtgaaattgttaacgcattaacaaaaagggtctaagagggtaggctatgccttttccacacacacattctacatgaggggtgctggtcacaaggtcagtttttcaaaattcctcccattaaaagggctgaacaacatattacacatgtatgtctatattcacattcattacacattcatttctatatgcagcccgatgtctcctctgccttgtcaatgaaggcctgtcacctaactcattacaactgtaaaacaaagcctggggagtgttagtaaactcatcccaactgtcccttctcggaaggtttttttttaattattgctcccaaacccaagttaactacaacaacttgacaaggcttttgatccctctctctttcaagcacttgtggtatactccaggaggaaaatgcgaaggaaatcgtaattgaaatcgcttttaacaaacacggaaatcgtttaaaaaaaaaaaaaaaaattttttttttttttttttttttttacattttcggaaactatggcggccaaatttaaactatggcgggccgccatagtttcctcaatgtatgggaaacactgagggAGGACGAAACCCAGAGGGCTGGGCAGGGGGTAGAGACCCAGGTAAACCTAGATGCTAAGGGCTGTGTGCCGtttgccatagtgtgtgtgtgttcacaccttCACTTCTTCATTTTTGGGGTAGAGTTGTTGAATTAGGTAGTGTACATGTAGCTGGTTAGGGCAGGGTATAGTTGAGGTAACACTGACCGGCTGAGTGGATGCCCTACTGAGACTGAAGGATCAATCGCCAGTGGACTCAGTGGAGCTCTGTGCACTCAGCTCTGGTTAAGGTCACTCATTAAATCACATTGATTTTCGACAGCCAAGCTCAACGGAACTGATaaccatcttgtgtgtgtgttccggctgtgtgtgtgcgt
This genomic interval from Engraulis encrasicolus isolate BLACKSEA-1 chromosome 16, IST_EnEncr_1.0, whole genome shotgun sequence contains the following:
- the wdr33 gene encoding pre-mRNA 3' end processing protein WDR33 isoform X4, with translation MATDIGSPPRFFHMPRFQHQAPRQLFYKRPDFAQQQAMQLTFDGKRMRKAVNRKTIDYNPSVIRYLENRLWQRDHRDFRAIQPDAGCYNDLVPPMGMLNNPMNAVTTKFVRTSTNKVKCPVFVVRWTPEGRRLVTGASSGEFTLWNGLTFNFETILQAHDSPVRAMTWSHNDMWMLTADHGGYVKFWQTNMNNVKMFQAHKEAIREASFSPTDSKFATCSDDGTVRIWDFLRCHEERILRGHGADVKCVDWHPTMGLVVSGSKDSQQPIKFWDPKTGQSLATLHAHKNTVMEVKWNLNGNWLLTASRDHLCKLFDVRNLKEELQVFRGHKKEATAVAWHPVHEGLFASGGSDGSLLFWNAGVEKEVGGMEMAHEGMIWSLAWHPLGHILCSGSNDHTSKFWTRNRPGDKMRDRYNLNLLPGMSEDGMEYDDNMEANNMASIPGMGIPEQLKAAMEQEQTNKEPAPEAEMTIPGLDWGMEDLMQKDLKKVPQKKVPYAKPIPAQFQQAWSENKVPVLPASEMPKAMMKDEKMMDGKKKTQAEIEQEMAALQYTNPMLLEQLKIERMAQIQSEQGMPPPGGQPGMMPPFPGQGGPMPPGPPPNFPQNMPPQNMPPPNMPPMGSGGMQGGPFMGHQGPNMGPSGPQGPPQGMMGSMDFHGHQGMQRHPGGPPIRNMGPQGHHGMPPGGGRGMPGPPPGGGMQNSPGGMMPPRGMGPRDGQGPQQGGMMHQDMRGPAPHGNMMGPGPGPQGPMQGGGMMGPPMANAPRPPGPGMGPGNMHGMGNMSGPPPGGMHGQGPPGHMQGPPMNMQGPPGNMHGPPPYMQQGKPGQFNQSGQNQGPQSMMHGMAQQGPNGDGRGPPPNHHMGPPQGSGGPGGGPGGPGGPGGPGGGPGGPGGQGGPSHGSEGGGQYWGDSREGRQHGGPSDFEGSEGNFHGQENWRRGSQDYQQGGDPRNHPGPGGSSGNWEGGQERYQQHDGEFRGHNRYRRGGPGGPHHGNRGFNEEYGGEEGGFKPQEDAGQSWEGRGRGRPRGAGPPRGGGRVGLLPTLEEYPPHYEGGRNPEGWAGGRDPGKPRC
- the wdr33 gene encoding pre-mRNA 3' end processing protein WDR33 isoform X6, giving the protein MATDIGSPPRFFHMPRFQHQAPRQLFYKRPDFAQQQAMQLTFDGKRMRKAVNRKTIDYNPSVIRYLENRLWQRDHRDFRAIQPDAGCYNDLVPPMGMLNNPMNAVTTKFVRTSTNKVKCPVFVVRWTPEGRRLVTGASSGEFTLWNGLTFNFETILQAHDSPVRAMTWSHNDMWMLTADHGGYVKFWQTNMNNVKMFQAHKEAIREASFSPTDSKFATCSDDGTVRIWDFLRCHEERILRGHGADVKCVDWHPTMGLVVSGSKDSQQPIKFWDPKTGQSLATLHAHKNTVMEVKWNLNGNWLLTASRDHLCKLFDVRNLKEELQVFRGHKKEATAVAWHPVHEGLFASGGSDGSLLFWNAGVEKEVGGMEMAHEGMIWSLAWHPLGHILCSGSNDHTSKFWTRNRPGDKMRDRYNLNLLPGMSEDGMEYDDNMEANNMASIPGMGIPEQLKAAMEQEQTNKEPAPEAEMTIPGLDWGMEDLMQKDLKKVPQKKVPYAKPIPAQFQQAWSENKVPVLPASEMPKAMMKDEKMMDGKKKTQAEIEQEMAALQYTNPMLLEQLKIERMAQIQSEQGMPPPGGQPGMMPPFPGQGGPMPPGPPPNFPQNMPPQNMPPPNMPPMGSGGMQGGPFMGHQGPNMGPSGPQGPPQGMMGSMDFHGHQGMQRHPGGPPIRNMGPQGHHGMPPGGGRGMPGPPPGGGMQNSPGGMMPPRGMGPRDGQGPQQGGMMHQDMRGPAPHGNMMGPGPGPQGPMQGGGMMGPPMANAPRPPGPGMGPGNMHGMGNMSGPPPGGMHGQGPPGHMQGPPMNMQGPPGNMHGPPPYMQQGKPGQFNQSGQNQGPQSMMHGMAQQGPNGDGRGPPPNHHMGPPQGSGGPGGGPGGPGGPGGPGGGPGGPGGQGGPSHGSEGGGQYWGDSREGRQHGGPSDFEGSEGNFHGQENWRRGSQDYQQGGDPRNHPGPGGSSGNWEGGQERYQQHDGEFRGHNRYRRGGPGGPHHGNRGFNEEYGGEEGGFKPQEDAGQSWEGRGRGRPRGAGPPRG
- the wdr33 gene encoding pre-mRNA 3' end processing protein WDR33 isoform X5 is translated as MATDIGSPPRFFHMPRFQHQAPRQLFYKRPDFAQQQAMQLTFDGKRMRKAVNRKTIDYNPSVIRYLENRLWQRDHRDFRAIQPDAGCYNDLVPPMGMLNNPMNAVTTKFVRTSTNKVKCPVFVVRWTPEGRRLVTGASSGEFTLWNGLTFNFETILQAHDSPVRAMTWSHNDMWMLTADHGGYVKFWQTNMNNVKMFQAHKEAIREASFSPTDSKFATCSDDGTVRIWDFLRCHEERILRGHGADVKCVDWHPTMGLVVSGSKDSQQPIKFWDPKTGQSLATLHAHKNTVMEVKWNLNGNWLLTASRDHLCKLFDVRNLKEELQVFRGHKKEATAVAWHPVHEGLFASGGSDGSLLFWNAGVEKEVGGMEMAHEGMIWSLAWHPLGHILCSGSNDHTSKFWTRNRPGDKMRDRYNLNLLPGMSEDGMEYDDNMEANNMASIPGMGIPEQLKAAMEQEQTNKEPAPEAEMTIPGLDWGMEDLMQKDLKKVPQKKVPYAKPIPAQFQQAWSENKVPVLPASEMPKAMMKDEKMMDGKKKTQAEIEQEMAALQYTNPMLLEQLKIERMAQIQSEQGMPPPGGQPGMMPPFPGQGGPMPPGPPPNFPQNMPPQNMPPPNMPPMGSGGMQGGPFMGHQGPNMGPSGPQGPPQGMMGSMDFHGHQGMQRHPGGPPIRNMGPQGHHGMPPGGGRGMPGPPPGGGMQNSPGGMMPPRGMGPRDGQGPQQGGMMHQDMRGPAPHGNMMGPGPGPQGPMQGGGMMGPPMANAPRPPGPGMGPGNMHGMGNMSGPPPGGMHGQGPPGHMQGPPMNMQGPPGNMHGPPPYMQQGKPGQFNQSGQNQGPQSMMHGMAQQGPNGDGRGPPPNHHMGPPQGSGGPGGGPGGPGGPGGPGGGPGGPGGQGGPSHGSEGGGQYWGDSREGRQHGGPSDFEGSEGNFHGQENWRRGSQDYQQGGDPRNHPGPGGSSGNWEGGQERYQQHDGEFRGHNRYRRGGPGGPHHGNRGFNEEYGGEEGGFKPQEDAGQSWEGRGRGRPRGAGPPRGWR
- the wdr33 gene encoding pre-mRNA 3' end processing protein WDR33 isoform X3; its protein translation is MATDIGSPPRFFHMPRFQHQAPRQLFYKRPDFAQQQAMQLTFDGKRMRKAVNRKTIDYNPSVIRYLENRLWQRDHRDFRAIQPDAGCYNDLVPPMGMLNNPMNAVTTKFVRTSTNKVKCPVFVVRWTPEGRRLVTGASSGEFTLWNGLTFNFETILQAHDSPVRAMTWSHNDMWMLTADHGGYVKFWQTNMNNVKMFQAHKEAIREASFSPTDSKFATCSDDGTVRIWDFLRCHEERILRGHGADVKCVDWHPTMGLVVSGSKDSQQPIKFWDPKTGQSLATLHAHKNTVMEVKWNLNGNWLLTASRDHLCKLFDVRNLKEELQVFRGHKKEATAVAWHPVHEGLFASGGSDGSLLFWNAGVEKEVGGMEMAHEGMIWSLAWHPLGHILCSGSNDHTSKFWTRNRPGDKMRDRYNLNLLPGMSEDGMEYDDNMEANNMASIPGMGIPEQLKAAMEQEQTNKEPAPEAEMTIPGLDWGMEDLMQKDLKKVPQKKVPYAKPIPAQFQQAWSENKVPVLPASEMPKAMMKDEKMMDGKKKTQAEIEQEMAALQYTNPMLLEQLKIERMAQIQSEQGMPPPGGQPGMMPPFPGQGGPMPPGPPPNFPQNMPPQNMPPPNMPPMGSGGMQGGPFMGHQGPNMGPSGPQGPPQGMMGSMDFHGHQGMQRHPGGPPIRNMGPQGHHGMPPGGGRGMPGPPPGGGMQNSPGGMMPPRGMGPRDGQGPQQGGMMHQDMRGPAPHGNMMGPGPGPQGPMQGGGMMGPPMANAPRPPGPGMGPGNMHGMGNMSGPPPGGMHGQGPPGHMQGPPMNMQGPPGNMHGPPPYMQQGKPGQFNQSGQNQGPQSMMHGMAQQGPNGDGRGPPPNHHMGPPQGSGGPGGGPGGPGGPGGPGGGPGGPGGQGGPSHGSEGGGQYWGDSREGRQHGGPSDFEGSEGNFHGQENWRRGSQDYQQGGDPRNHPGPGGSSGNWEGGQERYQQHDGEFRGHNRYRRGGPGGPHHGNRGFNEEYGGEEGGFKPQEDAGQSWEGRGRGRPRGAGPPRGRPPREEGGGYGNRGGRGGGGWGRGGSADRGGGGGGGGPSPSTRRGSMRGGRGR